From a single Rodentibacter sp. JRC1 genomic region:
- a CDS encoding PilN domain-containing protein, whose protein sequence is MNGVNLLPWRLEQYRQLLFLFFIRTVVILVLALFLWVGISWFQQQQKEALNVRLQTFERQKNQLVQLVRQTAQIKQLMQNVTELQALTSKSVEQILTLLPQFPFQQGELESFHFNKEGIRFNGFCTEQAEFEVFREFLSAHFGSLKLTQFKPEQGHLFFQFEISEIEAGEK, encoded by the coding sequence ATGAATGGGGTTAATTTATTGCCTTGGCGATTAGAACAATATCGGCAATTGCTATTTCTGTTTTTTATTCGAACGGTTGTGATATTGGTTTTGGCATTATTTTTATGGGTGGGGATTTCTTGGTTCCAGCAGCAACAGAAAGAAGCATTAAATGTACGGCTACAAACTTTTGAGCGACAGAAAAATCAATTGGTACAACTCGTTCGGCAAACCGCTCAAATCAAGCAACTTATGCAGAATGTTACCGAATTGCAAGCGCTAACATCTAAATCTGTTGAGCAGATTCTGACGCTGTTACCTCAATTTCCTTTTCAACAGGGAGAGCTGGAATCTTTTCATTTCAATAAAGAAGGGATTCGGTTCAATGGATTTTGCACCGAACAAGCTGAATTTGAAGTGTTCCGTGAATTTTTGAGTGCACATTTTGGTTCGCTCAAACTCACGCAATTTAAGCCGGAGCAAGGGCATTTGTTTTTTCAATTTGAGATTTCGGAAATCGAAGCGGGTGAAAAATGA
- the yihA gene encoding ribosome biogenesis GTP-binding protein YihA/YsxC, whose protein sequence is MSEVKLNYHKTHFLTSAPNIRAIPQDTGIEIAFAGRSNAGKSTALNALTNQKNLARTSKTPGRTQLINLFEVEPNCKLVDLPGYGYAAVPEQMKIQWQKSLGEYLQKRECLAGLVVLMDIRHPLKDLDQQMIEWAVSADLPILLLLTKADKLSQSARSKQVKMVREAILPFQGDIQVEAFSAQNKIGIDKLSAKLDDWFSPIFTE, encoded by the coding sequence ATGTCTGAAGTAAAACTGAATTATCACAAAACCCACTTCTTAACCAGCGCTCCTAATATCCGTGCAATTCCGCAAGACACGGGAATTGAAATCGCCTTTGCCGGTCGCTCGAATGCGGGAAAATCCACCGCACTCAATGCTCTGACGAACCAAAAAAACCTTGCACGAACCTCGAAAACGCCGGGTCGCACGCAGCTTATCAATTTATTTGAAGTCGAACCTAACTGCAAATTAGTAGATTTACCGGGCTATGGCTATGCAGCGGTACCGGAACAAATGAAAATCCAATGGCAGAAATCCTTGGGAGAATATTTGCAAAAACGTGAATGTTTAGCGGGGTTAGTGGTGTTAATGGATATTCGTCATCCATTAAAAGATCTCGATCAGCAAATGATTGAGTGGGCGGTTTCAGCGGATTTGCCGATACTTTTACTGCTTACCAAAGCGGATAAATTAAGTCAAAGCGCCCGTAGCAAACAAGTGAAAATGGTGCGTGAAGCCATTCTTCCGTTCCAAGGCGATATTCAAGTGGAAGCCTTTTCCGCACAAAATAAAATTGGTATTGATAAACTCTCCGCTAAATTAGACGATTGGTTTTCACCGATTTTTACCGAGTAA
- a CDS encoding type IV pilus secretin PilQ, translated as MKGEFKKCGLFFLCFCCAFSSMAEFKENQVFSIRLKQAPMVSSLQELALVQGTNLIIDDEIEGSLSLQLDKVDFDRILRSVAKMKGLSLRVEDDIYYLGKRSTGETFATAYVETSQAVANEAFKAMKPSEPMLISRTVKLHFAKALEVMKSLTTGSGSLLSAQGSIAFDDRSNLLIIQDEAKSVKNMLKLIAELDKPIEQIAIEARIVTISDESLKELGVRWGIFTPTENTHRVSGSLAANGFANLTDNLNVNFATNSTPAGSLALQVAKINGRLLDLELTALERENNVEIIASPRLLTTNKKSASIKQGTEIPYVVTSGKNDTQTVEFREAVLGLEVTPHISKDNNILLDLLVSQNSPGKRVSYGQQNNEVVSIDKQEINTQVFAKDGETIVLGGVFHDTITKAVDKVPVLGDIPLVKRLFSKESERHQKRELVIFVTPHILKQGETLESLKQKTKSRKGK; from the coding sequence ATGAAAGGTGAGTTTAAAAAGTGCGGTCTATTTTTTCTGTGTTTTTGTTGTGCTTTTTCATCAATGGCGGAATTTAAGGAAAATCAAGTTTTTTCCATTCGATTAAAACAAGCCCCGATGGTTTCAAGCTTGCAAGAATTAGCCTTAGTGCAAGGAACGAATTTGATTATCGATGATGAAATCGAGGGTTCGCTTTCCTTGCAATTAGACAAGGTGGATTTTGATCGCATACTGCGCTCGGTGGCAAAAATGAAAGGGCTGTCGTTACGTGTGGAAGACGATATTTATTATTTGGGAAAACGAAGTACGGGTGAAACTTTTGCAACAGCCTATGTGGAAACATCACAAGCGGTCGCTAATGAAGCTTTTAAGGCAATGAAACCGAGCGAGCCTATGTTAATCAGCCGTACCGTCAAATTACATTTCGCCAAAGCTCTAGAGGTGATGAAGTCCCTTACAACGGGAAGCGGTTCGCTGTTATCTGCGCAAGGGAGCATTGCTTTTGATGATCGCAGCAATTTATTGATTATTCAAGATGAAGCAAAATCCGTCAAAAATATGCTGAAACTGATTGCAGAGTTAGATAAACCGATTGAACAAATCGCTATTGAAGCACGCATTGTTACGATTAGCGATGAAAGTTTAAAAGAATTAGGCGTACGTTGGGGGATTTTCACTCCCACGGAAAATACACACAGAGTAAGTGGGAGTTTAGCGGCAAATGGTTTTGCTAATTTAACGGATAATCTCAATGTGAATTTCGCCACCAATTCCACACCGGCAGGTTCTCTTGCTTTACAGGTGGCAAAGATTAACGGACGATTATTAGACTTGGAATTGACCGCACTTGAACGTGAAAATAATGTAGAAATTATCGCCAGCCCAAGGTTACTGACGACTAACAAGAAAAGTGCAAGCATTAAACAGGGAACGGAAATTCCCTATGTAGTGACAAGCGGCAAAAATGATACGCAAACGGTGGAATTTCGTGAGGCCGTGCTAGGGCTTGAGGTCACGCCGCATATTTCCAAAGATAACAATATTTTGTTGGATTTGTTAGTTAGCCAAAATTCACCGGGTAAGCGAGTATCTTACGGGCAGCAAAACAATGAAGTGGTATCTATCGACAAACAAGAAATCAATACGCAAGTTTTTGCGAAAGACGGGGAAACGATTGTATTAGGCGGTGTGTTTCACGATACTATCACCAAAGCGGTGGATAAAGTACCGGTGCTGGGGGATATTCCGTTGGTGAAACGATTGTTTAGTAAAGAAAGTGAACGCCATCAAAAGCGTGAGTTGGTTATTTTTGTTACACCTCATATTCTCAAGCAAGGCGAAACCCTGGAAAGCTTGAAGCAAAAAACGAAAAGCAGGAAGGGAAAGTAA
- the nfuA gene encoding Fe-S biogenesis protein NfuA: MENIIISEAAQAHFRKLLDTQEEGTNIRIFVVNPGTPNAECGVSYCPPNAVEENDTEIKYEGFSAFIDEVSLPFLEEAEIDYVTEELGAQLTLKAPNAKMRKVADDAPLIERVEYVIQTQINPQLASHGGRITLIEITDDGYAVLQFGGGCNGCSMVDVTLKDGIEKQLIGLFPNELKGAKDVTEHQRGEHSYY; the protein is encoded by the coding sequence ATGGAAAATATTATTATTTCGGAAGCGGCGCAAGCGCATTTTCGTAAATTATTAGATACTCAAGAAGAGGGGACAAATATTCGTATTTTTGTGGTGAATCCCGGTACACCGAACGCTGAATGCGGCGTATCCTACTGCCCACCAAATGCGGTAGAAGAAAATGATACCGAAATAAAATATGAAGGTTTTTCCGCTTTTATTGATGAAGTGAGTTTACCGTTTTTGGAAGAAGCGGAAATTGATTATGTAACGGAAGAGCTTGGGGCTCAGCTCACCCTCAAAGCACCAAATGCTAAAATGCGTAAAGTGGCGGATGACGCACCGTTAATCGAGCGTGTCGAATATGTTATTCAAACCCAAATCAATCCACAATTAGCGAGCCATGGTGGGCGTATTACATTGATTGAAATTACAGATGACGGTTACGCTGTTTTACAATTCGGTGGCGGGTGTAACGGTTGCTCAATGGTGGACGTAACCTTAAAAGACGGAATTGAAAAACAACTAATCGGTTTATTCCCAAATGAATTGAAAGGTGCGAAAGATGTTACCGAACATCAGCGTGGGGAGCATTCCTACTATTGA
- a CDS encoding double zinc ribbon domain-containing protein, translating to MILFKTFLPKMSSFVDTFFRFSCVLCQSPLKQGASGLCSTCQRQVRRYIYCGSCGAPLQYFSRHCGNCRRNEPAWDRMVVVGYYHEPISYLIHRFKFQKQFWLDRTLARLLLLAVYEARRTHGLKFPQAIIPVPLSHFRQWHRGYNQSDLLAKVLSRWLEIPCFSHIVKRVKHTPTQRGLTAAARRQNLKNAFKVNFSKPFPYQRIALVDDVITTGSTLNEIAKQLRKLGVREIQVWGLARA from the coding sequence ATGATTTTATTCAAAACCTTTTTACCAAAAATGTCATCTTTCGTTGATACATTTTTTCGGTTTAGTTGTGTGTTGTGTCAGTCACCGCTAAAACAAGGTGCAAGCGGATTATGTTCGACCTGCCAAAGGCAAGTTCGGCGTTATATTTATTGCGGAAGTTGTGGTGCGCCGCTGCAATATTTTTCCCGCCATTGCGGGAATTGTCGGCGGAATGAACCTGCGTGGGATCGAATGGTTGTTGTCGGCTATTATCATGAACCGATTTCTTATCTCATTCATCGTTTTAAATTTCAAAAACAATTCTGGCTTGACCGCACTTTAGCACGTTTGTTGTTATTGGCGGTTTACGAGGCGAGGCGTACTCATGGTTTAAAATTTCCTCAAGCTATTATTCCCGTTCCCTTGTCTCATTTTCGTCAATGGCATCGTGGCTATAATCAATCGGATTTATTAGCAAAAGTATTAAGCAGGTGGCTTGAAATTCCTTGTTTCTCCCATATTGTTAAACGCGTGAAACATACGCCTACCCAGCGTGGATTAACCGCTGCCGCACGCCGTCAGAATTTAAAAAATGCTTTTAAGGTGAATTTTTCTAAACCTTTTCCTTATCAACGTATTGCATTGGTAGATGATGTGATCACGACCGGTTCTACGCTTAATGAAATCGCCAAACAATTGCGTAAATTAGGGGTACGGGAAATCCAAGTTTGGGGATTGGCACGTGCTTAA
- the dusA gene encoding tRNA dihydrouridine(20/20a) synthase DusA — MPQNQPHFYRGRFSVAPMLDWTTRHCRYFHRQFSKYALLYTEMVTSPAIIHAKYDHLDFDSRENPVALQLGGSAPDQLKHCAKLAEERGYHEINLNVGCPSDRVQNGMFGACLMAKVNLVAECIAQMQSAVNIPVTVKTRIGIDNLDSYEFLCDFIEKVQNKGCNEFIIHARKAWLSGLSPKENREIPPLDYERVYQLKRDFPHLKIAINGGIKTVEEMKRHLQFIDGVMVGREAYQNPSLLGTIDNALFDENAPIVTPREAVLAMLPYIEQQLSQGVYLNHIARHMLGAFQNRKGARQWRRYLSENAFKQGAGVEVVETALSFVED; from the coding sequence ATGCCTCAAAATCAACCGCACTTTTATCGCGGACGTTTTTCCGTTGCTCCGATGCTCGATTGGACGACTCGCCATTGTCGTTATTTTCACCGCCAATTTTCTAAGTACGCCTTACTCTACACAGAAATGGTGACGTCTCCTGCGATTATTCACGCCAAATACGATCATTTAGATTTTGACTCTCGTGAAAACCCCGTCGCATTACAATTAGGCGGAAGCGCTCCCGATCAGCTAAAGCATTGTGCGAAGTTAGCGGAAGAACGCGGCTACCACGAAATCAATTTGAATGTCGGCTGTCCTTCTGATCGCGTACAAAACGGAATGTTCGGTGCTTGCTTAATGGCAAAGGTGAATCTGGTGGCGGAATGTATCGCACAAATGCAAAGTGCGGTGAACATTCCCGTTACGGTGAAAACACGCATCGGTATTGATAATCTGGATAGCTACGAATTTTTATGCGATTTTATCGAAAAAGTACAAAATAAAGGCTGCAACGAATTTATTATACACGCCCGTAAAGCTTGGCTTTCCGGCTTAAGCCCAAAAGAAAATCGCGAAATTCCCCCTCTTGATTATGAACGAGTCTATCAATTAAAGCGTGATTTTCCTCATCTAAAAATTGCGATAAACGGTGGCATTAAAACCGTAGAAGAAATGAAACGGCATTTACAATTTATCGATGGTGTAATGGTCGGTCGTGAAGCCTATCAAAACCCAAGTTTACTCGGCACAATCGACAACGCACTCTTTGATGAAAATGCTCCCATTGTTACACCACGAGAAGCCGTGCTTGCTATGTTACCTTACATTGAGCAACAACTTAGCCAAGGGGTATACTTGAACCATATCGCCCGCCATATGCTGGGTGCTTTCCAAAACCGTAAAGGCGCACGCCAATGGCGCCGTTATTTAAGTGAAAACGCCTTCAAACAAGGGGCGGGCGTTGAAGTGGTTGAAACCGCACTAAGTTTTGTCGAAGATTAA
- a CDS encoding competence protein ComA, which produces MPMLYKKRKTLQIGVHRLQNQFQFVWLNTAQQVQFLCLSAEEHYIESALMVRLAQNFSQNNVNFRLVGSISPHLTWSKTLLLPHTLNAQECEQQCHFVLQKELPIPLEELWFDYTSTPLKQGFRLDIHAIRRQVVNEVQKDYGQLSLGILDITHYAILRAFRFILGEDRDNSLYLYQDETYCFAIMESFHQQQLLQTSENLTALYEQFCQRFEPEIEHIYVYQAENITQTDLPENWQRVKTQFPFIALGNALWQMDLHQNSADFQPHF; this is translated from the coding sequence ATGCCAATGCTTTATAAAAAACGGAAAACTTTGCAAATTGGTGTGCATCGGCTGCAGAATCAATTTCAGTTTGTTTGGCTGAATACTGCACAACAAGTTCAATTTCTTTGCCTATCGGCAGAAGAACATTATATTGAAAGCGCACTTATGGTGCGTTTGGCACAAAATTTTTCACAAAATAATGTTAACTTTCGCTTGGTCGGAAGCATTTCCCCTCATCTTACTTGGTCGAAAACCTTACTTTTACCTCATACATTGAATGCGCAAGAATGTGAGCAACAATGCCATTTTGTCTTGCAAAAAGAATTGCCGATACCTCTTGAAGAACTTTGGTTTGATTACACTTCAACACCCTTAAAACAAGGCTTTCGATTGGATATTCACGCAATACGCCGACAAGTGGTAAATGAAGTGCAAAAGGATTATGGACAATTGTCGTTGGGTATATTGGATATTACACATTACGCTATTTTGCGCGCATTTCGTTTTATTTTAGGCGAAGATCGTGACAATTCCTTATATCTATATCAAGACGAAACTTATTGTTTTGCAATAATGGAATCGTTTCATCAGCAACAATTATTACAAACATCAGAAAATTTAACCGCACTTTACGAGCAATTTTGCCAACGTTTTGAACCTGAGATTGAGCATATTTACGTTTATCAAGCAGAGAATATTACACAAACCGACTTGCCTGAAAACTGGCAAAGAGTGAAGACTCAATTTCCTTTTATTGCGCTTGGAAACGCACTTTGGCAAATGGATTTACATCAAAATTCAGCGGATTTTCAACCGCACTTTTAA
- a CDS encoding YifB family Mg chelatase-like AAA ATPase — translation MSLSIVYSRASMGVQAPLVTIEVHLSNGKPGFTLVGLPEKTVKEAQDRVRSALMNAQFKYPAKRITVNLAPADLPKEGGRFDLPIAIGILAASDQLDGSRLKQFEFVGELALTGHLRGVHGVIPAIIAAQKSKRELIIAKQNANEASLVSEQNTYFAQTLLDVVQFLNNQEKLPLASELTDESAVNFPRKNPLDLTDIIGQQHAKRALTIAAAGQHNLLFLGPPGTGKTMLASRLTALLPEMTDQEAIETASVTSLVQNELNFHNWKQRPFRAPHHSASLPALVGGGTIPKPGEISLAHNGVLFLDELPEFERKVLDALRQPLESGEIIISRANAKIQFPARFQLVAAMNPSPTGHYTGTHNRTSPQQIMRYLNRLSGPFLDRFDLSIEVPLLPQGSLQHNGDRGETSTQVREKVLKVREIQLARAGKINAYLTGKEIERDCKLNEKEALFLENALNKLGLSVRAYHRILKVSRTIADLNGEKQITQAHLAEALGYRAMDRLLQKLGNM, via the coding sequence ATGTCTCTCTCCATTGTTTACAGCCGCGCCTCTATGGGAGTTCAAGCCCCTCTCGTAACCATTGAAGTTCATTTAAGTAATGGCAAACCGGGCTTTACCCTTGTCGGATTGCCGGAAAAAACCGTAAAAGAAGCCCAAGATCGTGTCCGTAGCGCATTGATGAATGCACAATTCAAATATCCGGCAAAACGTATTACCGTCAATCTTGCACCGGCAGATTTACCAAAAGAAGGCGGGCGTTTTGATCTCCCTATTGCAATCGGCATTCTTGCGGCATCGGATCAACTTGACGGCTCCCGTTTAAAGCAATTTGAGTTTGTCGGTGAACTCGCCTTAACCGGCCATTTACGTGGCGTACACGGCGTAATTCCTGCCATTATCGCTGCACAAAAATCCAAACGAGAGCTTATCATCGCAAAACAAAATGCCAATGAAGCCTCCTTAGTTTCCGAACAAAACACCTATTTTGCACAAACACTTTTAGATGTGGTGCAATTTCTTAATAATCAGGAAAAATTACCCCTTGCTTCAGAATTAACGGATGAAAGTGCGGTCAATTTTCCCCGTAAAAATCCGTTGGATTTAACGGATATTATCGGACAACAACACGCGAAACGCGCGCTCACTATTGCGGCGGCCGGTCAACACAATTTATTATTTCTCGGTCCTCCGGGAACCGGTAAAACAATGCTTGCCAGCCGATTAACCGCACTTTTACCCGAAATGACCGATCAAGAAGCGATTGAAACGGCTTCCGTTACAAGCCTTGTACAAAATGAACTGAATTTTCACAACTGGAAACAACGTCCATTTCGCGCACCACACCATAGCGCCTCTTTACCGGCATTAGTGGGCGGTGGCACGATTCCTAAACCGGGAGAAATTTCCTTAGCACATAATGGCGTGCTTTTTTTAGACGAATTGCCGGAATTTGAACGCAAAGTGCTTGATGCCCTAAGGCAACCGCTGGAAAGCGGTGAAATTATTATTTCACGAGCGAATGCCAAGATTCAATTTCCGGCACGTTTTCAATTAGTTGCAGCAATGAATCCCAGCCCTACCGGACATTACACCGGCACGCACAATCGAACTTCACCACAACAAATAATGCGATATTTAAATCGCCTTTCAGGGCCATTCTTAGATCGTTTCGATTTATCTATTGAAGTCCCGCTATTACCACAAGGCAGCCTACAACATAACGGAGATCGTGGAGAAACCAGCACTCAAGTGAGAGAAAAAGTATTAAAAGTACGGGAAATTCAATTGGCAAGAGCCGGAAAAATTAACGCTTACTTAACCGGTAAAGAAATTGAACGTGATTGTAAACTAAATGAAAAAGAAGCCCTTTTTTTAGAAAATGCGTTGAACAAATTAGGACTTTCCGTTCGTGCCTATCACAGAATTTTAAAAGTCTCACGAACGATCGCCGATCTCAACGGAGAAAAACAAATTACCCAAGCACATTTGGCGGAAGCATTAGGATATCGGGCAATGGATAGATTATTACAAAAACTGGGGAATATGTGA